A single Filimonas effusa DNA region contains:
- a CDS encoding anaerobic ribonucleoside-triphosphate reductase activating protein, giving the protein MIKTQKARIPIGGFLKQSLLDYPGFLSCIVYTQGCNMRCRYCHNPNLVYPALIKQSEKLNTVEIIEWISKNSRLLDAVVITGGEPTLHRSLPAFIRQFKEMGLKVKLDTNGSNPEMLEKLIEGAYVDHIAMDVKAPLETSNYHGIMASRFNSSLLPKIMQSVRLLNRQQVSHEYRVTLDNSLSLVQLEQILAQTRGNLYLQPVRDINTQVELPHPGITAADLQWLCGRFPGREVSVR; this is encoded by the coding sequence ATGATTAAGACGCAGAAAGCCCGGATACCGATCGGCGGCTTCTTAAAACAGAGTTTACTGGATTATCCAGGTTTTTTGTCCTGTATCGTTTACACCCAGGGTTGCAACATGCGATGCCGGTATTGTCATAATCCGAACCTGGTTTACCCGGCACTGATAAAGCAATCCGAAAAGCTGAACACTGTTGAAATCATCGAATGGATTAGCAAAAACAGCCGTCTGCTCGATGCGGTGGTGATCACAGGTGGAGAACCTACGCTGCATCGCTCCCTACCCGCCTTTATCAGGCAGTTTAAGGAGATGGGATTAAAAGTGAAGCTGGACACCAATGGAAGTAACCCCGAGATGCTTGAAAAACTGATAGAAGGGGCCTATGTAGATCATATAGCCATGGACGTAAAAGCGCCACTGGAGACGTCCAACTATCATGGTATTATGGCCAGCAGGTTCAACAGCAGCCTGTTGCCGAAAATAATGCAGTCGGTAAGGCTCTTAAACCGCCAGCAGGTGTCGCACGAATACCGGGTAACGCTGGACAATTCGCTGAGTTTAGTACAACTGGAGCAGATACTGGCTCAAACCCGTGGTAATCTTTACCTGCAGCCTGTGCGGGATATCAACACCCAGGTGGAACTGCCTCATCCCGGGATTACGGCAGCCGATCTGCAATGGTTATGCGGCAGGTTTCCAGGCAGGGAGGTGAGTGTGCGGTAA
- a CDS encoding recombinase family protein, producing MKKGIRYLRFSSDGQSQHSIERQDAITGQWMNYNNVQISDSFIDEGHTARNFDRPDIKKLFDFIKKNYHGIDYLVVSELTRFSREAGDAINMVKQIQSQYGVRIVSAGRGSIYDCLDHNSFFMMGLEFLLGNSENIKRQNDINSGIYTGKAIKGKYIHSWSPFGYEKEGAGETRRLVRNASEAHIVEYIYKAFLADAPLNHILKEVRAIGFKHVGNSAIQRILSNPVYAGYQNVKPYKELPGGLFPIKEHDCIIDYSTWHLVQQKLNKKDKPKISLSDEIPLRGVLKCHCGRFLTGAPSRGRHGGYFYYYKCNQPKHNNISAKKSHQQIVRVFELMSIPKSHLQGIRIESEKMVEMRLAAKSTNLRIRSKELHDAEAKLASVEEKWISNKITHDTYERWYNDLNKIKISAKSQIARLNQDEDQLYELLNLNLDRLTDLGFVYESASTIQKQGLINKGFDSNLYYKNGIYRTPTILKSLSHNILKMKEEGVLEMDKNEKGDCEVPPGGAEGSRTPVQT from the coding sequence ATGAAAAAGGGAATACGTTACCTGAGATTCAGTAGTGATGGTCAAAGCCAACATAGTATTGAGAGGCAGGATGCGATAACTGGACAGTGGATGAATTACAATAACGTTCAAATTTCTGATTCATTTATTGATGAGGGCCATACTGCCAGAAACTTTGACCGACCAGATATAAAAAAGCTATTTGATTTTATCAAAAAGAACTATCATGGTATTGATTATTTGGTTGTTTCGGAATTGACAAGATTCAGCAGGGAAGCCGGAGACGCAATAAATATGGTTAAGCAAATCCAATCTCAATATGGTGTTAGGATTGTGAGTGCTGGTAGAGGCTCTATCTATGATTGTCTAGATCATAATTCGTTTTTCATGATGGGGCTTGAGTTTCTGTTAGGAAACTCAGAAAATATCAAGAGACAGAACGATATAAATTCGGGTATTTATACTGGTAAGGCAATTAAAGGTAAGTATATCCATTCATGGTCACCCTTTGGATACGAAAAAGAAGGTGCAGGAGAAACCAGGAGACTTGTTAGAAATGCCTCTGAAGCTCATATTGTGGAATATATTTATAAGGCTTTCTTAGCCGATGCCCCATTGAATCATATTTTAAAAGAAGTAAGGGCAATAGGTTTTAAACACGTTGGAAACAGTGCTATTCAAAGGATATTGAGTAATCCTGTTTATGCAGGTTATCAAAATGTAAAACCTTACAAAGAACTTCCTGGTGGATTGTTCCCTATTAAAGAGCATGATTGTATAATTGATTATAGTACATGGCACCTGGTTCAACAAAAATTGAACAAAAAAGATAAGCCCAAAATCTCTCTCTCGGATGAAATACCGCTGCGTGGGGTTTTGAAGTGTCATTGTGGCAGGTTCCTGACCGGTGCGCCTTCGAGGGGAAGGCACGGAGGCTACTTTTATTACTATAAATGCAATCAACCTAAACATAATAATATCAGCGCAAAAAAATCTCACCAGCAGATTGTGAGGGTTTTTGAACTAATGAGCATACCCAAAAGCCACCTTCAGGGTATTAGGATTGAAAGTGAAAAAATGGTAGAAATGCGTCTTGCAGCCAAGAGTACCAACTTAAGGATAAGGTCAAAGGAGCTACATGATGCAGAAGCAAAACTAGCATCTGTAGAAGAAAAGTGGATAAGCAATAAAATTACTCATGATACATATGAAAGATGGTACAATGATCTCAACAAAATTAAGATTAGTGCCAAAAGCCAAATAGCACGGCTCAATCAAGATGAAGATCAGTTGTACGAGCTATTGAATTTAAATTTAGACCGTCTTACCGATTTGGGTTTCGTTTACGAAAGTGCTTCTACAATACAAAAACAAGGGCTTATAAATAAGGGGTTCGATAGCAATCTTTACTATAAAAATGGTATCTATCGAACCCCTACAATATTGAAATCCCTAAGCCATAACATACTGAAAATGAAGGAGGAAGGTGTCTTGGAAATGGATAAAAATGAAAAGGGGGACTGTGAAGTCCCCCCAGGTGGAGCTGAGGGGAGTCGAACCCCTGTCCAAACATAA
- the traN gene encoding conjugative transposon protein TraN, producing the protein MKQKTVILSILVLIFSILSATSFAQSFDNQPVYHEISELPIWVTFNKTTNLVFPFGIKSVDRGSGSLLAQKAKGADNVLQIKAATKEMEETNLSVITSDGKLYYFKVIYTESPFLRSYSFSSEAAAVTEKRIKLDGSPVDEWTLQLEASKSKQAKNFIRKKVSNNGISLTLKSIYVSNGLLWFTLEEKNNTLLSFQPKLIRFFLKDNKQAKRTTQQETELKPLYLDSSLGLSGHQSKIISIGLPQFSVPDDQHLVIQIGEEKGGRMLFLDIKHKVVLKARLLP; encoded by the coding sequence ATGAAACAGAAAACTGTCATCCTTTCCATTTTAGTGTTGATATTCTCAATTTTAAGTGCTACGTCTTTTGCACAGTCTTTCGACAATCAACCTGTTTATCACGAAATATCAGAATTACCCATATGGGTCACATTCAATAAAACAACCAATTTGGTGTTTCCCTTCGGCATTAAAAGTGTTGACAGAGGTAGTGGAAGCCTATTGGCGCAAAAGGCAAAGGGAGCCGATAACGTTCTTCAAATTAAGGCTGCGACAAAGGAAATGGAAGAAACTAATCTAAGCGTCATAACAAGCGATGGAAAATTATATTACTTCAAAGTTATTTATACTGAAAGCCCTTTTCTGCGAAGTTATTCTTTCAGCTCCGAAGCTGCCGCAGTAACCGAAAAACGAATTAAACTGGACGGTTCACCTGTAGATGAGTGGACTTTACAATTAGAGGCATCAAAGAGTAAGCAAGCCAAAAATTTTATACGTAAGAAAGTTTCAAACAACGGGATAAGTCTTACTCTAAAAAGCATCTATGTTAGTAACGGGCTTTTGTGGTTCACTCTTGAAGAAAAGAATAATACATTGTTATCATTCCAACCTAAGTTGATTCGTTTTTTTCTGAAAGATAATAAGCAGGCCAAAAGAACAACTCAGCAGGAAACAGAACTGAAGCCGTTATACCTCGATAGCAGCCTGGGCTTATCCGGTCATCAGTCTAAAATCATATCAATAGGGTTACCCCAATTTAGCGTTCCTGACGATCAACATCTTGTAATACAGATAGGCGAAGAGAAAGGAGGGCGAATGCTGTTTCTTGACATTAAACATAAAGTTGTTTTGAAAGCCAGGCTTTTGCCCTAG
- the traM gene encoding conjugative transposon protein TraM, whose product MKVNEIKQESKESRQYKFLMAIPIIIYPFLTLLLWSVGILGSSSTAVAQSDTKKGLNMDLPEAKLKEDKAWNKLSFYAAADKDSARWKDQLKSDPYFKKQSNILDSGLIMGHEKENGSRFSNDPAPKNKSVADENATKVYRKIEQLNKELANSTTSSQINGSKQQESISLTSPSAISKPEVDRLESMMLAMKSEKEDDPEITQLNGMLERILDIQHPERIEEKLRENSANHKGQVFPVQTQQENNVTLLAPRFVGNNNDTIHNTDSIIYTVRTAIQRSRFYSLEDGERADNAVLNAIEAVVHETQTIVSGATLKLRLTNDVFINGVHIPAGHFVYGIVSLNGERLLVNIKTIGYNNTIFPVALSVYDMDGMEGMYMPGTITRDVMKQSTDRTIQSLGLSSLDPSIGAQAAGAGIEAAKNLLSKKVKLVKVTVKAGYSVLLRDGNSK is encoded by the coding sequence ATGAAAGTAAATGAGATTAAACAGGAATCGAAAGAAAGTAGGCAGTACAAATTTCTAATGGCGATTCCTATTATCATCTATCCCTTTTTGACATTATTACTGTGGTCTGTTGGGATATTAGGAAGTTCCTCTACAGCTGTTGCGCAGTCAGATACTAAAAAAGGGCTGAATATGGATCTTCCCGAAGCAAAGTTGAAAGAAGATAAGGCATGGAATAAATTGAGCTTTTATGCAGCCGCTGACAAAGATTCTGCCAGGTGGAAAGATCAATTAAAGAGCGATCCCTATTTTAAAAAACAGTCTAATATCCTGGATAGTGGGTTGATAATGGGCCATGAAAAAGAAAATGGAAGTCGTTTCTCTAACGATCCTGCTCCGAAAAATAAATCTGTAGCAGATGAAAATGCTACTAAGGTGTACAGAAAGATTGAACAATTAAACAAAGAATTAGCTAACAGCACAACGAGTAGTCAAATTAACGGTTCTAAACAGCAGGAAAGCATTAGTCTGACCTCTCCTTCTGCAATCAGCAAACCAGAGGTAGACCGTTTGGAAAGTATGATGTTAGCTATGAAAAGTGAAAAAGAGGACGATCCGGAAATAACCCAACTCAATGGTATGCTTGAACGCATCTTAGATATTCAGCATCCCGAACGAATCGAAGAAAAGCTGAGAGAAAATTCAGCCAACCATAAAGGCCAGGTCTTCCCTGTGCAAACACAGCAAGAGAACAATGTAACTCTCTTAGCACCGCGTTTTGTAGGTAATAATAATGACACTATCCATAATACCGATAGTATTATTTATACTGTTAGAACCGCTATACAGAGAAGCCGGTTCTACTCATTGGAAGATGGTGAAAGAGCAGATAACGCGGTCTTGAATGCAATTGAAGCTGTAGTCCATGAAACTCAAACTATCGTTTCTGGCGCTACGCTAAAATTAAGATTAACAAATGATGTATTCATTAATGGGGTACATATTCCCGCAGGTCACTTTGTGTATGGTATAGTTTCACTCAATGGTGAAAGACTGCTCGTTAATATTAAAACTATTGGCTATAACAATACCATTTTTCCAGTTGCCTTATCCGTGTATGATATGGATGGAATGGAAGGGATGTACATGCCGGGAACTATTACAAGGGATGTTATGAAGCAGTCTACAGATAGAACTATACAAAGCCTCGGTTTATCCTCTTTAGATCCCTCAATAGGTGCGCAGGCTGCTGGTGCTGGCATCGAAGCTGCAAAAAATCTGCTAAGCAAGAAAGTTAAACTGGTGAAAGTTACTGTGAAAGCAGGGTATTCAGTCCTGTTAAGAGATGGTAACAGCAAGTAA
- the traK gene encoding conjugative transposon protein TraK yields the protein MFTKFKSIDSAFRAMRLFMLCVIAMCLIICGLTVFKGYEVANKAQNRIYVLMNGKALEAIAAERKDNIPVEARDHVKTFHTLFFTLDPDEKVIQGNITKALYLADGSAKKQYEDLKEANYYTNIISGNVSQQLTVDSVSINMDQYPYSFRCFATQKITRPTSIVLRNLITEGQLRNVSRSDNNPHGFLIERWITLQNRDIKTEAR from the coding sequence ATGTTTACGAAATTCAAATCAATTGATAGCGCCTTTAGAGCAATGCGGTTATTTATGCTCTGTGTTATTGCGATGTGTTTAATAATCTGCGGACTGACGGTTTTTAAAGGTTATGAAGTGGCAAACAAAGCACAAAACAGAATATATGTTTTAATGAATGGCAAAGCATTGGAAGCCATCGCCGCAGAAAGAAAAGACAATATTCCTGTTGAAGCACGAGATCATGTTAAGACATTTCATACTTTATTCTTCACCCTTGATCCTGACGAAAAAGTAATACAAGGAAACATTACAAAAGCGCTCTATTTAGCGGACGGTAGTGCTAAAAAGCAATATGAAGATCTAAAAGAGGCAAATTATTATACAAACATAATTTCCGGGAATGTCAGCCAGCAGTTGACAGTTGATAGTGTTTCTATCAACATGGATCAATATCCTTATTCGTTCCGCTGTTTTGCGACACAGAAGATTACACGTCCTACGAGTATTGTTTTGCGTAACCTAATAACGGAAGGCCAGCTTCGCAATGTAAGTAGAAGCGATAATAACCCCCACGGTTTTCTAATCGAGCGTTGGATCACTCTTCAGAACAGGGATATTAAAACAGAAGCCCGTTAA
- the traJ gene encoding conjugative transposon protein TraJ, producing MGKCVWSCFHKSRKGLLRASVLVVSFLVGHITAQAQDTGGGLAGDIKSLHSVLDTLYDEMMPLCSQLIAVGRGIAGFAALWFIAARVWGHLARAEAIDFYPLFRPFVIGMAVILFPTAVIGVINGVMKPTVSGTAALVQNSDQAITELLKQKEEAVKNSDYYEMYVGENGQGDIDKWYKYTHPDDTEGSAHDGLFSSIGNDIKFAMAKASYNFRNSIKAFMAEVLQVLFAAASLCINTMRTFNLIILAILGPLAFGISVFDGFHHTLKHWIARYLNVFLWLPVANIFGAVIGKIQENMLKLDISQVNQSGDTFFSRTDAGYLIFMIIGIVGYLTVPSIAGQIIHVGGGDALTGKTTALAGAAAGAAAGVAGAAVGAAVSGTNAIGNMAENGAQKLNNMIAGDNGKSIYDNAASGIGYGLGYGGAYMYDKLKGDQTDGKVS from the coding sequence ATGGGAAAGTGTGTTTGGTCTTGCTTTCATAAAAGCAGGAAGGGGCTTCTACGTGCCTCCGTGTTGGTAGTTTCTTTTTTGGTAGGCCACATTACAGCTCAGGCACAAGATACCGGCGGCGGATTAGCTGGCGATATTAAAAGCCTACATAGTGTGCTTGATACACTCTATGATGAAATGATGCCTTTATGTAGTCAGTTGATTGCAGTTGGACGGGGCATTGCTGGATTTGCAGCATTATGGTTCATAGCTGCACGGGTTTGGGGCCATTTAGCAAGAGCTGAAGCTATTGACTTCTATCCGTTATTCCGGCCCTTCGTTATTGGTATGGCTGTTATTTTATTTCCAACAGCAGTTATTGGAGTTATCAACGGTGTAATGAAACCGACAGTCTCCGGCACAGCAGCTTTAGTACAAAATTCAGATCAGGCTATAACAGAATTACTGAAACAAAAGGAAGAGGCCGTAAAGAATAGTGATTATTATGAAATGTATGTCGGTGAAAACGGTCAGGGAGATATAGACAAATGGTATAAATACACTCACCCCGACGATACAGAAGGAAGCGCTCACGATGGTCTATTCTCCAGTATAGGTAATGATATAAAGTTTGCAATGGCAAAAGCAAGCTACAATTTCCGTAATTCTATCAAGGCATTCATGGCAGAAGTCTTACAGGTTCTTTTTGCAGCCGCTTCCCTCTGCATTAATACAATGCGGACGTTTAACCTCATAATCCTAGCAATTCTTGGCCCACTGGCATTTGGGATCAGTGTTTTCGATGGCTTCCACCACACGTTGAAACATTGGATAGCCCGTTATCTAAACGTATTCCTGTGGTTGCCTGTTGCAAACATATTTGGCGCAGTGATCGGGAAGATTCAGGAGAATATGCTAAAGCTAGATATATCCCAGGTAAACCAGTCAGGTGATACCTTCTTTAGTCGAACAGATGCAGGCTATTTAATCTTTATGATAATAGGTATCGTAGGATACCTCACTGTTCCATCCATTGCAGGACAGATCATTCATGTGGGCGGTGGCGATGCTTTAACAGGAAAGACTACTGCACTAGCTGGCGCAGCTGCCGGTGCTGCGGCTGGCGTGGCTGGTGCTGCGGTTGGGGCAGCGGTAAGCGGCACAAACGCAATCGGCAATATGGCTGAAAATGGAGCGCAAAAGCTAAACAACATGATTGCCGGGGATAATGGCAAAAGCATTTATGATAATGCTGCATCAGGAATAGGATATGGATTGGGATATGGAGGGGCCTATATGTATGACAAGTTAAAAGGAGATCAAACGGACGGCAAAGTTAGTTAA
- a CDS encoding TerB family tellurite resistance protein: MRKWLLMMLMVCGLGTVRAQSFEIQQLILNVEKLAQMKGILSDMKKGYDIVAGGYNTVKNLSQGNFDLHKAFLDGLMAVSPTVRKYHKVAEIISIQLTIISEYKKAAGTFRVSDLFNDNELSYIDRVYDNLFQQSLKNLDDLATIITDNQLRMSDDERLEAIDQIHDDIQDKLLFLRHFNSRTKVLAVQRAGQQQETKVLKQLHDVTE, translated from the coding sequence ATGCGCAAATGGTTACTAATGATGTTAATGGTATGTGGATTGGGAACGGTAAGGGCGCAATCTTTTGAAATTCAGCAACTAATACTAAATGTTGAAAAGCTGGCTCAAATGAAAGGGATTTTGTCAGATATGAAGAAGGGATATGATATTGTAGCTGGCGGGTATAATACAGTCAAAAATCTTTCACAAGGAAATTTTGACCTTCATAAAGCATTCCTGGATGGGTTAATGGCAGTTAGTCCTACCGTCAGAAAGTATCATAAAGTCGCTGAAATCATATCCATCCAGCTTACAATTATAAGTGAGTATAAGAAAGCAGCAGGTACATTCCGGGTAAGTGATCTGTTTAATGATAATGAACTTTCATACATAGACCGTGTGTACGATAACCTATTCCAGCAATCACTTAAAAACCTGGATGACTTAGCAACGATCATAACTGATAATCAACTACGCATGTCCGATGATGAAAGGTTAGAAGCGATAGACCAAATTCATGATGACATTCAAGATAAACTCTTGTTTTTACGACACTTTAACAGCAGAACAAAAGTTTTGGCAGTTCAAAGGGCAGGACAGCAACAGGAAACTAAAGTCCTAAAGCAGTTGCATGATGTAACAGAATAA
- a CDS encoding conjugal transfer protein TraI: MKKLMIVMVIVFGCITIPTQRANAQLAIAEIIKAGVKKVIKAVDLKVQRLQNETIWLQNAQKAVENTMSQLKLGEISEWVDRQRNLYADYFQELYKVKVIITYYHRIREIMDLQIKIVQEYNRAWNLIKQDSHFTTDEITYMEKVYSGILDASVKNIEQLSLVVNSFTTQMSDAKRLEMINNAANEVETNYNDLRQFNTDNALLSLRRARDLQDAYSIKNLYGLPNN, from the coding sequence ATGAAGAAATTAATGATAGTAATGGTTATCGTTTTTGGATGTATAACCATACCAACACAAAGAGCAAATGCACAACTGGCAATCGCTGAGATTATAAAGGCAGGAGTGAAAAAAGTAATCAAAGCCGTAGACCTAAAAGTGCAACGATTACAAAATGAAACCATCTGGCTTCAAAACGCGCAGAAGGCGGTTGAAAATACAATGTCTCAATTAAAGCTCGGTGAAATATCGGAATGGGTAGACAGACAACGTAACCTTTATGCTGATTACTTCCAGGAACTTTATAAAGTCAAAGTTATTATCACATACTATCATAGGATTCGTGAAATAATGGATCTGCAAATAAAGATTGTTCAAGAATACAACAGGGCATGGAACCTTATTAAACAAGATAGCCATTTCACTACTGACGAAATAACCTACATGGAAAAGGTCTACAGCGGTATTCTTGATGCCAGTGTGAAAAATATAGAACAGCTCTCTTTAGTGGTTAACTCGTTTACCACGCAAATGAGCGATGCGAAGCGGCTAGAGATGATTAATAACGCTGCTAATGAGGTAGAAACAAACTATAATGACTTGCGACAATTCAATACAGATAATGCCTTGCTAAGTCTTCGCCGGGCCAGGGATTTACAAGACGCTTATTCCATCAAAAATCTATATGGATTACCCAACAACTGA
- a CDS encoding TraG family conjugative transposon ATPase translates to MEKWLTDILPIADIEHDAILSKQGDISFVYKVDLPEIFTLSADEYESIHQGIIRALKALPAGSVFHKQDYFTRKQYKGEKWEGQQSFLNKAAEQYFMNRRYLDHECYIILTRQAIGRRQASSMFSNLIRPTLVPQQTISADFLMNWENSASQFVRLMKEAGLSLTRLKNSSLSSTEKSAGLLENYCFLSPSPDNLLIKDIIFDKQHINIGSQLCQLFTVADADSLPGLVGPCVTYDKYSTDRTNFPLSFAAPCGLLLQCNHIYNQVIFIKDGFETRKTLEKRALRLRSLAAYSRENAISHEAVNAYLNEAVSEGRIPAGIHCNIMTIADNAEEAREQTNMVTAALAGMDAVAKMETVGAPQLFWACMPGNIGDLPQNEVFGSFLEQASCFLNMETNYRSLPPTQGIRFCDRLTGKPVFADFLDQPRQAGISTNMGMLVCGSSGGGKSMTVNHILRTLYDQGAHILVVDIGGSYRGLCELVKGAYLSYEEDKPIQFNPFYIAPGDILDTEKKESLKALLVALWKQENESYNRSEYVALSNALTGYFQLLKSDPSIFPCFDSFYEYLGSTYVEVLKEHRVKADDFDVNNFLYVLQPYYKENEFGYLLNARKNLDLLNQPFVVVEMDNLKDHPILFPVTALLIVELFISKMRKLKGTRKVLAIDEAWKAITKSGMAEFLKYAFKTIRKFNGVPIVITQELDDLISSPIIKDAIINNADIKILMDMRKFVNKFDKLQEALGLSEKGKTILLSVNKDNREIYTEVGGQIMKVYKNELSPHEYFAYTTEGREKVKVLEYAEKYGGMQAGIEALVRDMQQKAA, encoded by the coding sequence ATGGAAAAGTGGTTAACAGATATACTGCCTATAGCAGATATAGAGCATGATGCAATTTTGTCTAAACAGGGTGATATATCATTCGTATATAAGGTTGATTTACCGGAGATTTTTACTTTGTCAGCAGACGAATATGAATCTATCCACCAGGGAATTATAAGAGCATTAAAGGCGTTACCTGCGGGGAGTGTCTTTCATAAACAAGACTACTTTACCCGAAAACAATACAAAGGGGAAAAATGGGAAGGCCAGCAAAGTTTTTTAAACAAAGCGGCAGAGCAGTATTTTATGAACCGGCGTTATCTTGACCATGAATGTTATATCATTCTTACCCGGCAGGCTATTGGTCGCAGACAAGCCAGCTCCATGTTCTCTAATCTTATCAGGCCAACATTAGTTCCCCAACAAACAATTAGTGCGGATTTCTTAATGAATTGGGAGAATAGTGCAAGTCAGTTTGTTAGGCTGATGAAGGAGGCTGGTCTATCCCTTACCAGATTGAAAAATTCTTCATTATCAAGCACGGAAAAATCAGCAGGCTTATTAGAAAATTATTGTTTCTTGTCTCCCTCTCCGGATAACCTTTTGATAAAGGATATAATATTCGACAAACAGCATATTAATATTGGAAGTCAGTTATGCCAGTTGTTTACGGTAGCTGATGCAGATTCTCTACCAGGATTAGTAGGGCCTTGTGTGACGTATGATAAGTACAGTACCGATCGTACTAACTTTCCCCTGAGCTTTGCCGCGCCTTGTGGATTGCTATTGCAATGCAATCATATTTATAACCAGGTGATTTTTATTAAAGATGGGTTTGAGACAAGAAAGACGCTAGAGAAAAGGGCTTTACGGCTGAGGTCTTTGGCGGCTTATTCAAGAGAAAATGCCATATCCCATGAGGCAGTTAATGCTTATCTCAATGAGGCTGTGAGTGAAGGACGTATCCCCGCAGGTATTCACTGTAATATCATGACTATCGCTGACAATGCAGAAGAAGCAAGGGAACAGACTAATATGGTTACTGCTGCGCTGGCTGGTATGGATGCTGTGGCAAAAATGGAAACCGTGGGCGCACCTCAATTGTTCTGGGCATGTATGCCTGGAAATATAGGAGACTTGCCACAAAACGAAGTATTTGGCAGCTTCTTAGAACAGGCATCCTGTTTTTTGAATATGGAAACCAATTACCGGAGCTTACCTCCGACACAGGGTATTCGGTTTTGTGATCGGTTGACTGGTAAGCCTGTTTTTGCTGACTTTCTGGATCAGCCAAGACAGGCAGGGATAAGTACAAATATGGGTATGCTTGTGTGTGGGAGCAGTGGCGGGGGTAAGAGCATGACAGTTAACCATATACTGAGAACATTATACGATCAGGGCGCTCATATTCTGGTAGTAGATATAGGAGGCAGTTACCGTGGCCTATGTGAGTTAGTTAAGGGTGCGTATTTAAGCTATGAAGAGGACAAACCTATTCAGTTTAATCCATTTTATATTGCTCCTGGGGATATACTTGATACAGAGAAGAAGGAGAGCCTGAAAGCCTTACTTGTAGCACTGTGGAAGCAGGAAAACGAAAGTTACAACCGCAGTGAATATGTAGCCCTGTCAAATGCGCTCACCGGATATTTTCAGTTATTGAAAAGCGATCCTTCTATTTTCCCATGTTTTGATTCGTTCTATGAATACCTGGGTTCTACATATGTTGAAGTTTTGAAAGAGCATCGAGTTAAGGCAGATGACTTTGATGTAAATAACTTTCTTTATGTACTTCAGCCGTACTACAAAGAAAATGAATTTGGGTATTTATTAAATGCGCGTAAGAATCTGGATCTTTTAAATCAGCCTTTCGTTGTTGTAGAAATGGACAACTTGAAGGATCATCCAATTCTTTTTCCCGTTACGGCATTGTTGATTGTAGAACTTTTCATAAGCAAGATGCGCAAGCTAAAAGGAACACGCAAAGTCCTGGCTATAGATGAAGCCTGGAAGGCTATCACTAAAAGCGGAATGGCGGAGTTTTTAAAATACGCATTCAAAACTATTAGGAAGTTTAACGGGGTTCCAATTGTAATAACACAGGAATTGGACGACCTCATTAGCTCTCCCATAATCAAAGATGCCATTATCAATAATGCAGACATCAAGATACTGATGGATATGCGAAAGTTTGTTAACAAGTTTGATAAGTTACAAGAGGCACTAGGACTTTCGGAAAAAGGCAAAACAATTCTACTATCTGTCAATAAAGATAACCGCGAAATCTATACGGAAGTTGGAGGGCAAATCATGAAGGTCTACAAAAATGAATTGTCACCACACGAATACTTTGCTTATACCACCGAAGGTAGAGAAAAGGTTAAAGTCCTTGAATACGCAGAAAAATATGGAGGTATGCAGGCGGGCATAGAAGCGCTTGTAAGAGATATGCAACAAAAAGCTGCGTGA
- a CDS encoding DUF4133 domain-containing protein: MANSVYRINKGVNKSIEFKGLKAQYITYLGIGLIALLVLFAVLYIVGIPSLICVGIVMIAGGILFSRVFKLSKTYGEHGLMKKMAAQRIPKHLRCNSRKQFYFKKQ, from the coding sequence ATGGCGAACAGCGTCTATAGAATTAATAAGGGAGTAAACAAAAGCATAGAATTTAAGGGTTTGAAAGCTCAGTATATCACCTATTTGGGAATTGGCCTTATTGCTTTACTGGTGCTGTTCGCCGTTCTCTACATTGTTGGTATTCCCTCTTTGATATGCGTTGGAATTGTAATGATTGCGGGCGGCATTTTATTTTCCCGTGTATTTAAGCTCAGCAAAACATATGGAGAACACGGCCTAATGAAAAAGATGGCTGCCCAACGCATTCCCAAGCATTTAAGGTGCAATTCAAGGAAACAATTTTACTTCAAAAAGCAGTAG